Genomic window (Pirellulales bacterium):
TTCTGGTGACTTACGACGTGGGCACGACCACTCCCGAAGGCCGCCGTCGGCTTCGACAGGTTGCCAAAACCTGTTTGAACTTCGGTCAACGGGTGCAAAACTCCGTGTTTGAACTCAAGGTCGATCCGGCGCGCTGGACGCAGTGCCGCTTGCAGTTGGTGGGACTGATCGACGAAGCGACCGACAGCCTGCGATTTTACTTTTTGGGAGCCAATTGGCATCGCCGGGTAGAGCACGTGGGGGCCAAAGCGTCTCACGATATTGACGGCCCGTTGATCGCCTGAGTCGCAGATTTGAGCCATCGCGGACATCAAGCGCCGGCG
Coding sequences:
- the cas2 gene encoding CRISPR-associated endonuclease Cas2; this encodes MYVLVTYDVGTTTPEGRRRLRQVAKTCLNFGQRVQNSVFELKVDPARWTQCRLQLVGLIDEATDSLRFYFLGANWHRRVEHVGAKASHDIDGPLIA